Proteins encoded in a region of the Clostridium butyricum genome:
- a CDS encoding tagaturonate reductase yields the protein MKLNRESYKNHKSYPVKVIQFGEGNFLRAFVDWQIDKMNKEADFNGSVAVVQPLEGGLIHMLNEQDCLYTLYLQGIQNGKATKTHTVIDCIDRAVDPYKDYNKYLELAEIPSVRFIISNTTEAGIVFENDDKLEGGCQNGYPSKLTALLYHRFKTFNGALDKGLNIIPCELIDRNGEKLKEIVLKYAEIWNLGDEFITWINTANTFFCSLVDRIVPGYPRDTIEEVRAELGYDDNLVDVGEVFHLWVIEGPQCLKEELPIEKAGLNVKVVDDMTPYRTRKVRILNGPHTAMVPVAYLYGLETVGETVDHEIMGQYVRELIFDEIVPTLDLPHDELVQFGNDIIERFQNPYVKHYLMSIALNSMSKYKTRDLPSLTEYLKRKGELPRKLVFSLAALIEFYKGKRGNEDIKLADDEHILELYKNLWSECDGSESGLKTLVTKVLAYDRNWGMDLNEIEGLTQAVTDNLILIEKAGMKEAVKSVL from the coding sequence ATGAAATTAAATAGAGAATCATATAAAAATCATAAATCATATCCAGTAAAAGTAATCCAATTTGGAGAAGGAAATTTCTTAAGAGCTTTTGTTGACTGGCAAATTGATAAAATGAATAAAGAAGCGGATTTTAATGGAAGTGTTGCAGTTGTTCAACCTTTAGAAGGTGGATTGATTCATATGCTTAATGAACAGGATTGTTTATATACATTATATTTACAAGGAATTCAAAATGGTAAAGCAACTAAGACGCATACAGTAATTGATTGTATAGATAGAGCAGTTGATCCGTATAAAGATTATAATAAATATTTAGAACTTGCAGAAATTCCAAGCGTTAGATTTATAATTTCAAATACAACAGAAGCTGGGATTGTTTTTGAAAATGATGATAAATTAGAAGGTGGATGTCAAAATGGATATCCATCAAAATTAACGGCTCTTTTATATCATAGATTTAAGACATTTAATGGAGCTTTAGATAAAGGATTAAATATTATCCCATGTGAATTAATTGATAGAAACGGAGAAAAATTGAAAGAAATTGTATTAAAATATGCTGAAATATGGAACTTGGGAGATGAATTTATTACTTGGATCAATACTGCCAATACATTCTTTTGCAGTTTAGTAGATAGAATTGTTCCAGGATATCCAAGAGATACAATTGAAGAAGTAAGAGCTGAATTAGGTTATGATGATAATTTAGTAGATGTAGGAGAAGTATTCCATTTATGGGTTATAGAAGGGCCACAATGTCTTAAAGAAGAGTTACCAATAGAGAAGGCAGGTCTTAATGTTAAAGTTGTTGATGATATGACACCATACAGAACTAGAAAAGTTAGAATTTTAAATGGACCTCATACTGCAATGGTTCCAGTTGCTTATCTTTATGGTTTAGAGACAGTTGGAGAAACTGTAGATCATGAGATTATGGGCCAATATGTAAGGGAATTAATATTTGATGAAATAGTTCCAACATTAGATTTACCACATGATGAATTAGTTCAATTTGGTAATGATATAATTGAAAGATTTCAGAATCCGTATGTAAAACATTATTTAATGAGCATTGCATTAAATTCAATGTCTAAATATAAAACAAGAGACTTACCAAGCTTAACTGAATACTTAAAGAGAAAAGGAGAACTTCCTAGAAAATTAGTATTCTCTCTTGCAGCATTAATAGAATTTTATAAGGGAAAGAGAGGGAATGAAGATATTAAGCTTGCTGATGATGAGCATATATTAGAATTATATAAAAATTTATGGTCAGAATGTGATGGATCTGAAAGTGGATTAAAGACATTGGTTACTAAAGTTCTTGCATATGATAGAAACTGGGGTATGGACTTAAATGAAATTGAAGGCTTAACTCAAGCTGTAACTGATAATTTAATTTTAATTGAAAAAGCAGGAATGAAAGAAGCTGTTAAATCAGTACTTTAA